ATAATTCATGACTGTTGCACCACCTACGGTGGAAAGCACTTTGGTTATGGCTGCCGTCAATGTTGTTTTGCCATGATCAATGTGACCAATCGTTCCGATATTTACATGGGTCTTCGTACGTTCATATTTCTTTTTGGCCAAGGAAATCGCCTCCAAACTATAATTCGTGTCCTCCGCAATGATTCTGCAATCACTTTGGATACACAACACTTATTCTACACCATAGCACTCAATTTAGCAATAGCGTCGGCAGGCAAAACAAAAAAACGTTACGCTGAAAGGAACCGGCTTGTTTTGTTTCGCCCGCGCAGTGATTAAATCCGGGCTGTGACTTCGGCGCTCACCATGGCCATAAATTCAAGCAAGGTCATTACTTTCGTTTCCCCCGTCTTGCGCAGGCGAACCGAAACACTGCCGTCTTCCATTTCTTTATCGCCTAAGATCAGCATATAAGGTATTTTCTGCAACTGTGCTTCCCGAATCTTATAGCCGATTTTTTCGTTGCGGGCATCCAATTCCACACGGTAGCCGGCTTGATCCAATTGTTGATAAATTTCTTTCGCATAAGCGAGATTTTTATCCGTGATCTGCATGATAAT
This genomic stretch from Negativicutes bacterium harbors:
- a CDS encoding GTP-binding protein, producing MAKKKYERTKTHVNIGTIGHIDHGKTTLTAAITKVLSTVGGATVMNY